One region of Stegostoma tigrinum isolate sSteTig4 unplaced genomic scaffold, sSteTig4.hap1 scaffold_82, whole genome shotgun sequence genomic DNA includes:
- the LOC132209298 gene encoding uncharacterized protein LOC132209298: MKSMRPISLLKHFLYAINITTFIDNEKLRTCLRRLDLKQRFVNMNGAIYVPISGTHLKFTWTIYNTSVTFLDLSVSISGNHPETDIHFKPTDSHSYLEYTTSHPPSCKNSIPYSQFLHLRLICSQDEAFHSRTRQMSSFFNDRNPPPPTQPHTVVKNHVSHISCNSSLTPHPRNKHQKRTPSSSHTTLPTPGYNASSSNTSTICNLTSPPKTFFHPHPCLLSGETTLSMTPLSAPRFPPTPPHPTFSLQLQEVLHVPPYFLPHPHPRPQEDFPHQADVQLHIYQCGILHPLYPLWTPQHRGNRGET; encoded by the coding sequence atgaaaagtatgaggccaatcagtctcttgaaacactttctctatgcaatcaacataacaacattcattgacaatgaaaaattacgtACGTGCTTAagaagattagatttgaaacagagatttgtgaatatgaatggagctatatatgtccccatctcaggcacccacctcaagttcacctggactatctacaacacctctgtcaccttcctggacctctctgtctccatctcaggtaaccacccagaaaccgatatccatttcaagcccaccgactcccacagctacctagaatacaccacctcccacccaccttcctgcaaaaattccatcccctattcccaattccttcacctccgcctcatctgctcccaggatgaagcattccattcccgtacacgtcagatgtcctcgtttttcaacgaccgcaaccccccaccccccacccaaccacacacagtggtcaagaaccatgtctcccacatttcctgcaactcatccctcacaccccatccccgcaataagcaccaaaagagaaccccctcatcctctcataccaccctaccaacccctggatacaacgcatcatcctccaacacttccaccatctgcaatctgacctcaccaccaaagacatttttccatccccacccttgtctactttctggagagaccactctctccatgactcccttgtcggctccacgcttccctccaaccccaccacacccgacattttccctgcaactgcaggaagtgctacacgtgcccccatacttcctccctcacccccatcccaggccccaagaagactttccacatcaagcagatgttcaactgcacatctaccaatgtggtatactgcatccgctgtacccgctgtggactcctcaacatcggggaaaccgaGGAGAGacttaa